One Lytechinus pictus isolate F3 Inbred chromosome 11, Lp3.0, whole genome shotgun sequence genomic window, AGTTATATCCCTTTGGAAGAAATTGCTGAGGAGTAGCATCATCTCCCTCGTTTAGCCAAGTCTCTGTGAGAGCCAAGACATCTATCTTCTTCTCAATGATGAATGATTCAATGTCTTGTGTCTTGTTGCATACTGATTGAGCATTAAGGAGTACACAATGTGCATTGACCAGATTCTTGCCAATGCTGCGTACATCAATCAGGTTATCATGATTCGCATCATACTGACCGGAAGATAGACATGATTCCCGATGCCCGACGATGACGTTTATTTGCTTGTGCTTTaactttcttcttcctcctcgtTTTCCACGATGCACTCTGAGACGAGTCCCATTTCTCCGTTTGAGAGTCCGGAGTGAGAATTTGTCGCCACCAGTTGCAACGAGTAGTTGAGCCAAACTCTCTCTTTCTGGGTTGAGACTAAGAAGAAAGTTCCTGTCATACATTATATAATTATCTATCGAAGTGCAGTGGTCAGGTCTATCCTTTTCCATTGTCATTTGGTTAGAGCTCAAGAGTCGTAGTTCCACACACAAGGTCCAAGCCAAGATCAGAACAATGCTTGCTAATCTGCTAAAGTCCATTGTGTAAAAAGTCATGATGAGATCAACAATAGATTAATCCTATTCATCATTTGGATCAGCAAGAGTGAATGAAGTCAATGTCCATGTATGAGGTTTATATGCTTGCTCCCAATATGGCTACATTGTGGACTGTAGGTAGAGGAGACAAAAACTCAAAAACTTTATGAAGAAACAGCACCAAGAAGCAACTAGATAACAAGTCCAAAACAGTCCAGTGGCATCTAGGTGTTTCAACAAATAGAATGTTACAAGATGAGAACTAATAGATTTGCCTAAACCAGTAAAAACTCTGAGAATAACAGAGCACAAGAAGGGGTCTGCCAGTAAGGCGCAACACACACTTCTTCTTCTTGTGATCTCAAGGAGTCAACTTCGTGGTCACGCGTTTACTGAAGAAAGTCGCTAAACCTCGTGGTTTTGCAATTAAACCAGTCTTTTCACATATTTCTAAGCGTACGAACATTTCCTGTTTTGTAATACTTTTTTTGACATGTACGCGCATTCCAAAGCTCCATGCCTTATAGACTTCTGAACAGCCAATCAAGTTTCTTTTTTACAATCCATCAACGAATGACAGCTTCGTGGTCACGCGTTTACTGAAGAAAGTCGCTAAACCTCGTGGTTTTGCAATTAAAccagtcttttattttttatatacccaTAATTTGATTTATACAATTGGATTTTTATATATTGGAGTTATATAGTTCTGCATTTCTGAGTTCAACTTTTCATCTGTGGACATACCTGCGGATTATTTTATTCGCGTTTTTCGTGTGCCATAGAGGAGcttcaaattcattttcttctttttcgcGGACAAGATAACGCAACAAGTTTTCGTTTTACCCCCTCAACGGACTAAATCGCTCAGATACCACTGCATATAATCTggagagattgaagagcgccatcatattcaacaacaacaacaactgcaGCCGATAGCTCCCATTATTATATTCGAAGcttaattcatcatttcatgGACTCCGTGAATCAGCTCAAGTGTGTGCCTTTTTGGATTGGAAGTCAGACAGTTGGTGAGTAGAATAAGTAGAgaacataaaaaaattgtagttaggaaatcatttcatatCACACCCTGCCAATTATTACTAAATTGGTGACTCCGTCTCCGTTCTCGCGTttttattctcgccatcatgactGATCCACATCCTCCGCTGCATAACCCCATCACCACTCCGGCGGTTTCCACGCCGGCCGGGCCGGGGCCCGCATCGCCTAACATCGCGGCTGTGTCGCTCAAGATCCCACCCTTCTGGCCGCACAACCCGCCGTTTGGTTCGCACAGGTAGAAGCACAGTTTCTCACAAGGGGGATTTCCGTAGATGAGACGAAGTATGCCCACGTTGTTTCGGCCTTGCAGCCCGAAATTGCACAGGAGGTTCCGGACATTCTAATTGATCCGCCGACATCTAACCCCTACACTCGACTGCGAGCTGGGCTGGTACGGCGCACATCGGTGTCTGAACAGAAGCGTCTTCAGCAGTTGCTTATCAAGGAGGAGCTCGGGGATCGCAAACCCTCGCAGTTGTTACACAGGATGGGTCAGCTTCTCGAGACTGCTAAGATAGATGACACAATCTTTAAGCAGCTCTTTCTCCAGCGGCTTCCCCACCACGTCCAGGCTATCTTTGCATCCAGCCGAGATACTATGTCTGTCAACTTGCATCCAGCCGAGATGCAAATGTCTGTCAACCAGCTAGCAGATTTAGCCGACAGTATTGTAGACGTAGGATCTGCAGGTTCAGTTTCTTCTGTTCAGCATGCGCCCTCGTCAGCCTCCGAGATAGTCCAACTCAGGGAGCAGGTTGACAAGCTCACTGCTCAGGTGAACGCGTTGACCACCCAGCTGGTACAGGAACGTGGCCGATCCACATCTAGGCACCGCTCCAACAGCAGTAGACGCCAAAGCAGTAGTAGGAGTGACAAGTATCCCATGTGCTGGTATCATTTCAAGCACGGCGCCAGTGCACGCAAGTGTCTGCCTCCCTGCCCTTTCCAAGGTCCCCAGCAATCTACCCAGGGAAAAGCCAGAGCCAGCCGGGACTAAATGCAACCACCCGCGCTGGACCCAAGCAAGGTCGCCTATTTTACGTACACGATCGAACTACTGGCTTTAGATTTCTAGTGGACACTGGCGCTGATGTGAGTGTGATCATGCCCTCTACAGTGGGGAAGCGCCAGGGTCCTCATTCGCCATTCTCCTCACAAGCTTTCAACGAGTCAGCCATTCCCACGTATGGGGAACGCACTGTCACGTTAGACTTGGGACTGAGGAGGACATTCCGCGACGTCTTTGTTGTGGCTGACCTACCCACGCCCATCATTGGGGCTGATTTCCTCAAGAACTTTGGGCTTCTTGTAGATGTCCGACGCCGTAGATTGGTAGACTCCTTGACAAAGATGAGCGTCAATGGGATCTTCGCTCTAATACACACGCGGGTAATCAGCCCGATGTTCTCTAGGGCTAGGCCATCCTCTACTGACAGTGATAGGTATGCCACAATTTTGGAGCACTACCCGGATATCACCCGCCCAGATTATCACCAGAAGGCTGTGAAGCACTCGGTTACACACCATATTGAGACAACTGGCCCGCCAATTTCTTCACGCCCTCGTCGTTTGGCTACAGGTCGCCTAGTCATTGCTCGTGCTGAGTTTGAACACATGCAAGAGTTGGGGATTATCAGACCATCCAGCAGCAACTGGGCATCTCCTCTCCAAATGGCGCTGAAACCTACGCCTGGTGACTGGA contains:
- the LOC129271345 gene encoding uncharacterized protein LOC129271345 → MATLWTVEAQFLTRGISVDETKYAHVVSALQPEIAQEVPDILIDPPTSNPYTRLRAGLVRRTSVSEQKRLQQLLIKEELGDRKPSQLLHRMGQLLETAKIDDTIFKQLFLQRLPHHVQAIFASSRDTMSVNLHPAEMQMSVNQLADLADSIVDVGSAGSVSSVQHAPSSASEIVQLREQVDKLTAQVNALTTQLVQERGRSTSRHRSNSSRRQSSSRSDKYPMCWYHFKHGASARKCLPPCPFQGPQQSTQGKARASRD